ATCGAGACCTCATCGATGATGATAATTTCTATTTCCCTTAAAAGCTTGAGTTTATCCTTACGGTACTTAAAATGAGGCATCAGATCAGCAATATTATTTGCTAAACTTCCATCGATTCTTTCTGTGGTAGGTAAAAATGTTCGTAATGGCAGCCCAAACATGGAATGAATGGTAACTCCACCTGCATTAATGGCAGCAATCCCTGTAGGTGCTATCACAATGTGCTTCTTCTTGGTCCTTTTTACAAAATCATTCAGAAAAGTTGTTTTACCTGTTCCTGCTTTTCCGGTGAGGAAAACACTTCTGTTGGTGTGCTCTATTATGTCAAAAAAATGATTGTTCATCGTCTTCAAAATTACGGAAAATGAATTTGAAATCCTTCTTGTGGCATAACTTTTGAGTTCGTTTTTTAAAGATAAAAACTAATATGGGAAAAGTACCCTCGAAGATTTCTGTGATATCACTATGTATAACAATGGCTTTGGCTTCTTGTGGCACAAAAAATATGACAGATAATTTACCTAAAGATATTTCAGAAAGACCCGCTGATGAAAACAGCAAGAAATATGATGAAGTTCAATTGGAAAAAGCAAAAGCAGTAGTAGAATCAGAAATTGCCAAGGAAAAATGCAGTAATCCTGATGACTGGAAAATAGCACCGATGGGAGCAAAAGCTTGTGGTGGTCCTAAATTTTACATTGCTTATCCTAAGGTTTCAGAAGAGCAGATTTTACCTTTAATAGAAGGTTATAATAAGAAAGAAGCAGAGTTTAATACCAAATATGGTATTACTTCGGATTGTTCTGTAATTGCGGAACCCAAGGGCATAAAATGCAAGAATGGAAAAGCCGAGCTTATATTTGAAGGACAATAAAACAATATTTTTATACACGAACAGGAGTTTTTACTAAGGATAAAAAAATGCTCTGTCAGATGACAGAGCATTTTTTTATATCATATTTTTAATCTTATTCCTTATACCATGAGGAATACTTCACATAATTATCGGCAATCCTGTTAACCTCTCCTTCAAGCAACTGGGAGGAAATATCTTTTATTTTCCTGGCTGGTACGCCTCCCCATACTTCTCCGGATTTAATATGCGTTCCCTGAGTAACAACCGATCCTGCACCAATTATTGAATTTTCTTCCACAAGGCAGTCATCCATCACAATTGCTCCCATTCCGATCAGAACGTTATCCTGAACCGTACATCCGTGCACAATGGCGTTATGCCCTATAGAAACGTTATTTCCTATAACCAATGGATATTTTTCATATGTACAGTGTAGCATGACGTTATCCTGGACATTTACCTTATCCCCCATTTTTATGTAGTTAACATCTCCCCGTATTACTGCATTATACCATACACTGCATTCTTTTCCCATAGTAACATCTCCAATGATAGTTGCCGTTTCTGCCAGAAAAGTATTTTCCCCTATTTGTGGTGCTTTGCCCAAAAGTTCTTTTATAAGTGCCATATTGTTAATTTGATATTTTGAAAATGAGTAACTTCTGAAATCAGGTGAAGCAATCTCTATTTTTAAATTACAGTGATAGCAAAAATCTAACTTCTTCCTTCTCCCTCCTAATTTCTAATTGCGTATTTTTGTATCTCAAATTTAACGAAAAAATGCGTAAGATACTTATAGAGCCAACAGAAAACCCAAAAGTGATGAAATTTGTTGCTGATTACAATTTGATTCCCGGGTCTCTTGAATTGGACAGAAGTTCAGATATTTCAGAAATTCCTATTGCCCAGGAACTTTTCAACTACCCTTTTGTAGAGAGAATTTTCATTACGGCTAATTTTGTAGCTGTTGCAAAACAAGATACTGTAGAGTGGGAGCATGTTGCTGAAAGTCTGAAAAATGTAATTGAAGATGAATTGCTTGCTAACCCAAGGGTTTACCTTCAGAAGAAAAAGGAAATGTATCAGATCTATGCAGAGATGACTCCTAATCCTAATGTGATGAAATTTGTTTCCAGCAAATTATTACTGGATGGTTTTGTAGAGGTTAAATCAAGAACTGAAGCTGATGGAGTTCCTTTAGCTCAGGCTATCTTTAAGGAATTTGATTTTGCTAAAGAAGTATTTATCTCTGATAATTTCGTTGCAGTAACAAGAAACGATTCTGTAGAATGGCATCAGGTTATGATGGCTGTACGCGGGCTTATTGCTGAATATCTTCAGAACGGGGGTGAGATTTCAAACCTTGAACCTCAGAAGCACGAGAATCCGGTAGAAAAAATCATCAACAGAGATTATACGGATGATGAACAGAAAATCTCTGATATATTAAATGAATACGTTGCACCTGCAGTGGAAAATGATGGCGGGAAAATTTCATTAATGGAATATGACGAAGCCAACAAAACAGCGAAAATGCTGTTACAGGGTGCATGTTCAGGATGTCCAAGTTCTACTGCTACCCTAAAAAACGGGATCGAAAATATTTTAAAACAATTCGTTCCTGATTTGGTAGAAAGAGTGGAAGCTGTAAATGGATAATTGATGTCTGGAGGAAAGAAAATCGTAGTAATCATTGGTAGTGCCACAAAGAACTCAAGTAATTGGAAACTTATACAGCAAGCCATTAAAACGAGCAGCATTGATTTCGAGATTTACGACGATCTTTCCATTTTTCCTCATTTTGACACGCAACAAACGGATCATAATACACCTGTAGAAATTTTAAAGATCAGAGAAGATATTAAAGGTTCTGCAGGTGTATTATTTTCTACACCGGAATATATTTTCAGTATTCCAAGCAGATTAAAAAACCTTCTGGAATGGTGTGTATCCACTACGATCTTTTCTGAAAAACCTGTGGCTGTTATTACAGCTTCGGCTCAGGGAGAAAAAGCACATGAAGAACTTTTACTGATTTTAAGAACACTCGGTGCTGCAACGGAGAGTGATCATCAACTCCTTATAAAAGGGATCAAAGGTAAATTTGATGAAAATGGTAACATTGAAAATAATACCTTTGCGATGATATCAAAATTGATGATCAGTTTCGAAAACTCTATTTTTCATAATTAAAATAAAAAAATTGGCTAAAAAAGGAATTTTACTTGTAAATCTTGGTTCTCCCAAATCTACAGCTGTAAACGATGTAAAGGAATATCTTGACGAGTTTTTAATGGACGAAAGGGTTATAGATTATCGCTGGATTTTCAGAGCTCTCCTTGTGCGTGGTATTATACTCAATACAAGACCGGCCAAATCTGCTGAAGCTTACAAAACCGTATGGACAGATGAGGGTTCACCATTGATAGTGATCACTGAGAAGATTCAGAAGAAGTTACAGAAGTTGGTTGACGTACCTGTGGAAATCGGAATGCGATATGCACAGCCGAGTATCGAAGCCGGAATTCAAAAACTGGTTGATCAGGGAGTTTCCGAAATTGTTCTTTTCCCATTGTATCCTCAATATGCTATGAGTACGACGGAAACGGTGATTGAAAAGGCAGAAGAAGTAAGAAAGAAAACTTTCCCTACTGTAAAGATCAATTATATCCAGCCTTTTTACGATAGAGATATTTATATCAACTGTTTAGCAGAAAGTATCAAGGAAAAACTTCCTGAAAATTTCGATGCCTTGCAGTTTTCATATCATGGAGTTCCGGAAAGACATATCTATAAAACAGACCCTTCCCACACGTGTAAGATCGATGATTCCAACTGCATTAACAGTACAATAGAAGCCCATAATGCCCGTTGCTACAGACATCAGTGCTATAAGACCACTGAAACTGTTATTGCAAAAATGGGATTACCCAAAGAAAAAACCATTGTTTCATTTCAGTCCAGACTGGGAAAGGATAAGTGGATAGAACCTTATACTGATGAAACGTTAGAAACAATCCCTAAAAAAGGAGTCAAAAATCTGGCTATTGTTTGCCCGGCATTCGTTTCAGATTGTCTTGAAACCCTGGAAGAAATTTCAGTAGAAGGCAAAGAACAGTTTTTACATGGCGGTGGAGAAAACTTCCATTATATACCGTGTTTAAATGATGAAGATCGATGGATTGAAGTGGTAAAAACGCTATGTGAAGAAAAACTGAATGAATTCTATTTCGTATAAAATTCAGATCAATACAATAAAAGAAAGGACATAAGAAATTCTTATGTCCTTTCTGTAATTAAATATATTAAGATTATTTTTTGATTAAATTCCCAGCTTTCTGGCCATTAACCACTACAACATATACTCCAGGAAGCATTGTAGATGGAATCTGTAAACCAAGTTTATTAACCCCGTCTGTAAGCTCTACTTTTTCAGAAATTTCTTTCTTACCTGTTAAGCTTACTACCTCAACAACTCCTTTTCCTGCTTTACCTTCAAATATTACTGTAAATTTATCAGTCGCCGGATTTGGACTAATGGTGTATAGCGAAGTATTTGGCTCAGCAACAGCACGTCCTACAGAGGAAGTACCACCACCAACTCCTACGGCATTCCAGGCATTGGTTACCTGAGTAACTTCATTACTACCTGTACCATAAAGATCTGCTGCAGCTTGTAATGAAGAAGTTCTTGCATTGGCATAAGTAGATGAAGAAGTAAGGTAAGAGGTCAATGTTCTGTAAGCGATA
The sequence above is drawn from the Chryseobacterium daecheongense genome and encodes:
- a CDS encoding gamma carbonic anhydrase family protein translates to MALIKELLGKAPQIGENTFLAETATIIGDVTMGKECSVWYNAVIRGDVNYIKMGDKVNVQDNVMLHCTYEKYPLVIGNNVSIGHNAIVHGCTVQDNVLIGMGAIVMDDCLVEENSIIGAGSVVTQGTHIKSGEVWGGVPARKIKDISSQLLEGEVNRIADNYVKYSSWYKE
- a CDS encoding NifU family protein, which gives rise to MRKILIEPTENPKVMKFVADYNLIPGSLELDRSSDISEIPIAQELFNYPFVERIFITANFVAVAKQDTVEWEHVAESLKNVIEDELLANPRVYLQKKKEMYQIYAEMTPNPNVMKFVSSKLLLDGFVEVKSRTEADGVPLAQAIFKEFDFAKEVFISDNFVAVTRNDSVEWHQVMMAVRGLIAEYLQNGGEISNLEPQKHENPVEKIINRDYTDDEQKISDILNEYVAPAVENDGGKISLMEYDEANKTAKMLLQGACSGCPSSTATLKNGIENILKQFVPDLVERVEAVNG
- a CDS encoding NAD(P)H-dependent oxidoreductase; its protein translation is MSGGKKIVVIIGSATKNSSNWKLIQQAIKTSSIDFEIYDDLSIFPHFDTQQTDHNTPVEILKIREDIKGSAGVLFSTPEYIFSIPSRLKNLLEWCVSTTIFSEKPVAVITASAQGEKAHEELLLILRTLGAATESDHQLLIKGIKGKFDENGNIENNTFAMISKLMISFENSIFHN
- the hemH gene encoding ferrochelatase, whose translation is MAKKGILLVNLGSPKSTAVNDVKEYLDEFLMDERVIDYRWIFRALLVRGIILNTRPAKSAEAYKTVWTDEGSPLIVITEKIQKKLQKLVDVPVEIGMRYAQPSIEAGIQKLVDQGVSEIVLFPLYPQYAMSTTETVIEKAEEVRKKTFPTVKINYIQPFYDRDIYINCLAESIKEKLPENFDALQFSYHGVPERHIYKTDPSHTCKIDDSNCINSTIEAHNARCYRHQCYKTTETVIAKMGLPKEKTIVSFQSRLGKDKWIEPYTDETLETIPKKGVKNLAIVCPAFVSDCLETLEEISVEGKEQFLHGGGENFHYIPCLNDEDRWIEVVKTLCEEKLNEFYFV